DNA from Deinobacterium chartae:
GCCCCGCACACGGTGCAGCCCGACACCCCGGTCCTCGAGGCCCTCAAGCTGATGACCGAGAAGGGCTTCCGCCGCCTTCCGGTGATGCAGGGCAGCAAGCTGGTCGGCATCGTGACCGCCAAGGACCTCAAGGACGCCATGCCTTCCAAGGCGACCACCCTCTCGGTGTGGGAGCTGAACTACCTGCTGTCCAAGCTGACGGTCAGCGAGGTGATGGCCCGCCCGGTAATCACCGCCCGCGAGGACGAGCACATGGAAGATGCCGCCCTGCGCCTGCAGGAACACCGGGTGGGCGGCATGCCGGTGCTGAGCTCCAGCGGCGAGCTGCGCGGCATCATCACCATCACCGACGTGCTGCGCGCCTTCATCGAGATCATGGGTCTCAAGGAGGGCGGCTACCGCCTGACCCTGGACATGCCCGACGTGCCCGGCAGCCTCGAGCGCGCTGCGGGTGC
Protein-coding regions in this window:
- a CDS encoding CBS and ACT domain-containing protein; protein product: MLVRDWMTPAPHTVQPDTPVLEALKLMTEKGFRRLPVMQGSKLVGIVTAKDLKDAMPSKATTLSVWELNYLLSKLTVSEVMARPVITAREDEHMEDAALRLQEHRVGGMPVLSSSGELRGIITITDVLRAFIEIMGLKEGGYRLTLDMPDVPGSLERAAGAVKPSNIMSVATAGSRGGNRRFVMRVVGEGARSAADRVSAAGIEVVEAQEKTPS